A section of the Spirosoma pollinicola genome encodes:
- a CDS encoding helix-turn-helix domain-containing protein, whose product MPKDIQTLHTVTEYTRFYGLPAPAHPLLTLIDLGAANRQALANTGHFVNKPIVPQLYTVFLKRNLKGLLYYGHRPYDFSEGVMGFSTPGQVFFVDESLDTSQVTGWMLVFHPDLLRKHPLGKKIGNYGFFAYAVHEALHLSDMEETVLDRLLDNLRAECERPIDAFSQDVFAGQIDLLLTYADRFYNRQFVTRSAVEHDRDDSSLLSRFETELTGYFAQDAELPLPSVQFFADALNVSPAYLSDMLRILTGQNTQQHIHQALIEKAKRLLLTTSLSINETAFQLGFEYPQYFSRLFKQKTGQTPVAFRSSAHS is encoded by the coding sequence ATGCCGAAAGACATTCAGACGCTGCACACCGTTACGGAGTACACCCGATTTTACGGTCTCCCCGCACCAGCGCACCCATTGCTTACCCTTATTGACCTGGGAGCGGCCAATCGCCAGGCCCTGGCGAATACCGGGCATTTCGTGAACAAGCCGATTGTGCCCCAGCTATATACCGTTTTTTTGAAGCGAAATCTGAAAGGATTGCTTTATTACGGCCATCGGCCCTACGACTTCAGTGAGGGTGTCATGGGATTTTCGACCCCCGGCCAGGTATTCTTCGTCGATGAATCGCTGGATACAAGCCAGGTAACAGGGTGGATGCTGGTCTTTCACCCGGACTTGCTGAGGAAACACCCGTTGGGCAAAAAAATCGGCAACTACGGCTTTTTCGCCTATGCTGTCCATGAAGCCCTCCACCTGTCGGACATGGAGGAAACGGTACTCGACCGGTTACTCGATAACCTGCGGGCAGAATGTGAACGGCCTATAGATGCCTTCAGCCAGGACGTATTTGCCGGGCAGATCGATCTGCTGTTAACCTACGCCGACCGCTTTTATAACCGGCAGTTTGTTACCCGGAGTGCCGTTGAACACGACCGCGACGACAGTTCGTTGTTGAGCCGGTTCGAGACTGAATTAACGGGCTACTTCGCACAGGATGCGGAACTCCCTTTACCATCGGTACAATTTTTCGCCGATGCGCTTAACGTGTCACCGGCCTACCTGAGCGATATGCTACGGATACTAACGGGTCAAAACACCCAGCAGCATATCCACCAGGCCTTAATTGAAAAGGCGAAACGGCTCCTGCTTACAACCTCCCTGTCGATCAATGAAACGGCTTTTCAGCTTGGCTTCGAGTACCCGCAATACTTTAGCCGACTCTTCAAACAGAAGACTGGCCAGACACCGGTGGCGTTTCGCTCTTCGGCACATTCATGA
- a CDS encoding aldo/keto reductase, with amino-acid sequence MDRLKKVELGSQGLNVSVEGLGCMGMTDFPGGTVYGTPDETESIATIHRALELGVTMLDTADLYGPFTNEQMVGKAIAGMRDQVTIASKFGFEINDAGTITFAYNGQPAYVRKSIERSLTNLKTDYIDLYYLHRLDPNTPIEDTVGAMADLVKEGKVRYLGLSEVSPDIIRRAHAVHPITAIESEYSLFDRGVEITGVLETTRELGIGFVGYSPLGRGFLSGAIKSPDDFEPTDSRRMFPRYQGDNFYKNLELVQKLKTMAEAKGVTASQLALAWVLAQGVVAIPGTKRRTYLDANVAAANILLSPSELAALDSILPVGSVAGDAYPVFS; translated from the coding sequence ATGGACAGGTTAAAAAAAGTAGAACTGGGTAGCCAGGGGTTGAATGTATCGGTTGAGGGATTGGGATGTATGGGAATGACCGATTTTCCCGGCGGCACCGTTTACGGAACACCCGACGAAACAGAAAGCATTGCCACCATTCACCGGGCGCTCGAACTCGGTGTGACGATGCTCGATACGGCCGACCTTTACGGGCCATTTACCAACGAGCAAATGGTTGGCAAAGCGATTGCTGGTATGCGTGATCAGGTTACGATTGCGTCCAAGTTCGGGTTCGAGATTAACGATGCGGGCACGATTACCTTCGCCTACAACGGACAGCCCGCTTACGTTCGTAAATCAATTGAGCGATCGTTGACGAACCTCAAAACGGATTACATCGATCTCTATTATCTACACCGGTTAGACCCGAATACGCCCATCGAAGATACGGTTGGGGCTATGGCCGACCTGGTCAAAGAAGGCAAGGTTCGGTATCTGGGCTTGTCGGAAGTGTCTCCCGATATCATTCGGCGGGCGCACGCTGTGCATCCCATTACGGCCATCGAGAGTGAGTATTCGCTCTTCGATCGGGGGGTGGAAATAACGGGCGTACTGGAAACGACACGGGAGCTGGGCATCGGCTTTGTAGGCTACTCGCCTTTAGGTCGGGGCTTTCTGTCGGGGGCCATCAAATCGCCAGACGATTTTGAGCCTACCGATTCGCGCCGTATGTTTCCCCGCTATCAGGGCGACAATTTTTACAAGAATCTGGAGTTAGTACAAAAACTCAAAACGATGGCTGAAGCCAAAGGGGTTACGGCCTCGCAACTGGCTTTGGCCTGGGTACTTGCGCAGGGCGTAGTTGCCATACCCGGCACAAAACGCCGGACCTATTTAGACGCGAACGTGGCAGCCGCCAATATCCTGCTAAGCCCCTCGGAGCTTGCTGCTCTCGATTCGATTCTGCCCGTGGGCAGCGTAGCAGGAGATGCCTATCCGGTTTTTAGCTAA
- a CDS encoding WD40/YVTN/BNR-like repeat-containing protein, translating into MQKILFFLLSITFTSPLLAQKPKAAKKATTAVAVADSGLTNDPYFKPVKWRNIGPFRGGRSVAGSGVTSDPQLYYMGTVGGGVWKTEDAGMTWKNVSDGQMKTSSVGAIGICESDPAVVYVGMGEHAPRGVMTSYGNGVYKSTDAGKTWQHLGLDLTRHIAAVRVHPQNPDVAFVAAQGALHGSSAERGIYKTLDGGKTWKKVLFVDSTTGCNDLSMDMTNPRILYASMWDYRRLPWQVQSGGKGSGLYKSTDAGETWTKLEKGLPKELGKMGISVSKANPNRVYAVIESDTKAEKGGVFLSEDAGKSWNRVSKDHRTIQRAWYYIEIFADPVDENTVYVLNTSVLKSIDGGKTFSTIPGSHGDNHHLWINPKNNKNLFLSNDGGSAVSFNGGKSWSSENNQPTAQFYRVNADNRFPYNVYGGQQDNTSVMIASRTTAGSGITDKDWFASAGGESAFLAFNPDDPRYVLGGSYQGTIEVLDQQTHEGKPIMVSPIQYQALQAKTMKYRFNWNAPIIWSKHEPNAFYHAGNKLFKTTDLGKSWTTVSPDLTRHDSTKLGWGGAPYTNEGAGGENYATITYVLESPSEKGTLWTGSDDGLVQLTRDGGKTWTNVTPAGLEETLINCIEVSPHDKATAYIATTRYKVNDFAPAIYKTTDYGKTWTKIIKGIPYGAFTRTVREDPERKGLLYAGTETGMYISYNDGATWRPWQLNLPVSPVTDLKVHQGDLIAATAGRSFWILDDLGPVRQYNEKLSKDSLFVYKPEDAYRVSGGSALDKVVEEEDDEDAGSSPGRTGFAGTNPSTGVVMYYQLPAKVDTSATLTMEIKTDQGATVRTFSSKKDKKFVQFPGGPSPEPTLTVRPGLNRFVWDMRAETLPAIENVFIEGNYSGRKLAPGRYQARVKSGKQEKQVAFNILPDPRINTPATEYEQQQKTLMGIEEGVKEIHLGVNRMRKAQKQINDLVDLIDDKPNLKAVADSGRALAKKIKLWEEKVIQPKSKSNDDVINFENKLSADYIFLKGELDVNTPTVTDGQQERLSELNAIWQPLKTDMNMLIQTDISRFNTQCRQAQLDKITLPDVGLSTPKQ; encoded by the coding sequence ATGCAAAAGATTCTATTTTTCCTCCTTTCCATCACATTCACAAGCCCGTTGCTGGCTCAAAAGCCGAAAGCAGCAAAGAAAGCCACAACTGCTGTAGCTGTAGCAGATTCCGGCCTCACAAATGACCCGTATTTCAAGCCCGTCAAGTGGCGGAATATCGGGCCCTTCCGGGGTGGCCGTTCGGTGGCCGGGTCGGGCGTGACCAGCGATCCGCAACTCTATTATATGGGTACTGTTGGTGGGGGCGTCTGGAAAACGGAGGATGCAGGCATGACCTGGAAGAATGTTTCTGATGGGCAGATGAAAACCTCGTCGGTAGGGGCAATCGGCATTTGCGAGTCTGATCCGGCTGTTGTTTATGTCGGCATGGGCGAGCACGCTCCCCGTGGGGTCATGACCTCCTATGGAAATGGGGTGTATAAATCGACCGACGCGGGTAAAACCTGGCAGCACCTTGGCCTCGACCTCACCCGTCATATTGCTGCCGTTCGGGTCCATCCGCAAAATCCCGATGTGGCATTCGTGGCTGCGCAGGGGGCTTTGCACGGATCATCGGCGGAACGGGGTATTTACAAAACTTTAGACGGGGGTAAAACCTGGAAAAAGGTGCTGTTCGTCGATTCAACTACGGGCTGCAATGACCTGAGTATGGACATGACCAATCCACGTATTCTCTATGCGTCGATGTGGGATTACCGACGGCTGCCCTGGCAGGTGCAAAGTGGCGGTAAAGGCAGCGGCCTTTATAAATCGACGGACGCGGGTGAAACCTGGACGAAGCTGGAAAAGGGATTACCGAAAGAGCTGGGTAAAATGGGCATTTCGGTATCCAAAGCAAATCCGAACCGGGTCTATGCCGTTATCGAGTCGGACACAAAAGCTGAAAAAGGGGGCGTTTTCTTATCCGAGGATGCGGGCAAAAGCTGGAATCGGGTCAGTAAAGATCACCGCACCATACAACGGGCATGGTATTACATCGAAATTTTTGCCGATCCGGTCGACGAAAATACGGTATATGTTCTCAACACATCGGTGCTTAAATCCATTGATGGGGGCAAGACCTTCAGCACAATACCGGGTTCTCATGGCGACAACCACCACCTGTGGATCAATCCTAAAAACAACAAGAACCTGTTTCTCAGTAACGACGGAGGAAGTGCGGTTTCGTTCAATGGCGGCAAATCGTGGTCGTCGGAGAACAACCAGCCCACGGCACAATTTTACCGGGTCAATGCCGACAATCGATTCCCGTACAATGTCTATGGTGGCCAGCAGGACAACACATCTGTAATGATTGCCAGTCGAACCACGGCTGGTAGCGGCATAACCGACAAAGACTGGTTCGCATCGGCGGGTGGCGAAAGTGCGTTTCTGGCGTTCAATCCCGACGACCCACGCTACGTACTGGGCGGCAGTTATCAGGGCACTATCGAAGTACTCGACCAGCAAACCCACGAAGGCAAACCCATCATGGTATCGCCCATTCAGTACCAGGCATTGCAGGCCAAAACAATGAAATACCGCTTTAACTGGAATGCGCCTATTATCTGGTCGAAACACGAACCCAATGCCTTTTACCATGCGGGGAATAAGCTCTTTAAGACGACCGATCTGGGTAAAAGCTGGACAACGGTTTCGCCCGATCTGACACGCCACGACTCCACCAAACTTGGGTGGGGTGGTGCGCCCTACACCAACGAAGGTGCCGGTGGTGAAAACTACGCAACCATTACCTACGTGCTGGAATCACCATCCGAAAAAGGCACTCTCTGGACCGGCAGCGACGACGGGCTGGTTCAGCTCACCCGCGATGGCGGCAAGACCTGGACTAACGTAACGCCCGCTGGTCTGGAAGAGACTCTGATCAATTGCATCGAGGTATCGCCCCATGATAAAGCAACCGCCTACATTGCTACAACCCGTTATAAAGTCAACGACTTCGCCCCTGCCATCTACAAAACGACTGACTATGGCAAAACCTGGACGAAAATAATCAAGGGCATTCCTTACGGGGCCTTTACGCGAACAGTTCGGGAAGACCCCGAACGCAAAGGATTGCTGTATGCCGGTACAGAAACCGGGATGTATATATCCTACAATGACGGAGCAACGTGGCGTCCCTGGCAACTCAACCTGCCCGTCAGTCCCGTTACCGACCTGAAAGTTCATCAGGGCGATTTAATTGCGGCAACGGCGGGTCGGTCATTCTGGATTCTGGACGATCTGGGCCCGGTTCGGCAATACAACGAGAAACTGAGTAAAGACAGCCTGTTTGTCTATAAACCCGAAGATGCCTACCGCGTGTCGGGGGGAAGTGCGCTGGATAAAGTTGTTGAAGAAGAAGATGATGAAGACGCAGGAAGCAGCCCCGGCCGCACTGGCTTTGCGGGCACCAACCCGTCTACGGGCGTCGTCATGTACTATCAATTACCGGCCAAAGTTGATACCAGTGCTACCCTGACAATGGAAATCAAAACGGATCAGGGAGCCACCGTTCGCACATTCAGCAGCAAGAAAGACAAGAAATTTGTTCAGTTTCCCGGTGGGCCATCGCCAGAGCCAACGCTAACCGTACGACCGGGCCTGAATCGGTTTGTGTGGGACATGCGGGCCGAGACATTACCTGCTATCGAAAACGTATTCATTGAGGGCAATTACAGTGGCCGCAAGCTCGCTCCCGGACGATATCAGGCCAGGGTAAAATCAGGAAAACAGGAGAAACAGGTAGCATTCAATATTCTGCCCGATCCGCGAATCAACACGCCAGCGACCGAATATGAGCAGCAGCAGAAAACGCTCATGGGTATTGAAGAGGGCGTGAAGGAAATTCATCTGGGCGTTAATCGGATGCGTAAAGCGCAGAAACAAATCAACGATCTGGTCGATCTTATCGACGACAAACCCAACCTCAAAGCCGTAGCCGATTCGGGCCGCGCCCTGGCAAAAAAGATCAAGCTTTGGGAAGAAAAAGTTATACAGCCGAAGTCTAAATCAAACGACGATGTTATTAATTTCGAGAACAAATTAAGTGCCGACTACATCTTCCTGAAAGGTGAACTTGATGTAAACACGCCAACTGTTACAGATGGCCAGCAAGAGCGTCTATCCGAATTGAACGCGATCTGGCAACCCCTGAAAACAGACATGAACATGCTGATTCAAACGGATATTAGCCGGTTCAATACCCAGTGTCGTCAGGCACAGCTCGATAAAATTACGCTTCCCGATGTCGGACTTTCAACGCCGAAGCAGTGA
- a CDS encoding heme ABC transporter ATP-binding protein: protein MLRAENLSFQIGGNRLIDDVSLTLLPGEFTMMLGPNGAGKSTLLKLLTGTETPQQGQVWYGNNLLTSIPLATQARQKAVLSQLLSLPFDLRVEEVVMMGRYPYFDLNPTSQDKQIADECLDAVGMFSFKTRGFASLSGGEKQKVHLARVLAQLHRQPDDTSLKYLFLDEPISALDIHYQHQILSLVRKLASQNMIVFVIVHDINLALQYADKVILIDRARIYGIGTAEEVLTEAAIEAVFKMKPWFITHPETGRRVMIC, encoded by the coding sequence ATGCTTAGAGCCGAAAACCTGTCGTTTCAAATTGGAGGTAACCGTCTGATCGATGATGTGTCGCTGACTTTGCTTCCGGGCGAATTCACGATGATGTTAGGGCCGAATGGAGCCGGGAAAAGTACGCTGCTCAAACTACTGACCGGCACCGAAACACCCCAGCAGGGGCAGGTCTGGTATGGCAATAACCTACTGACATCCATTCCATTAGCGACGCAGGCCCGGCAGAAAGCAGTCCTCTCCCAATTACTGTCGTTGCCGTTCGATCTGCGTGTTGAAGAGGTGGTCATGATGGGCCGTTACCCGTATTTCGACCTGAACCCGACTAGCCAAGATAAACAGATTGCTGACGAATGTCTTGATGCGGTGGGTATGTTCTCGTTCAAAACACGTGGCTTTGCGTCGCTCTCGGGTGGCGAAAAACAGAAAGTGCATCTGGCGCGGGTACTGGCTCAGCTTCATCGCCAGCCAGACGATACCTCCTTAAAATATCTTTTCCTTGATGAGCCCATTTCAGCGCTGGACATTCACTACCAGCACCAGATTCTGAGCCTGGTGCGCAAGCTGGCTTCGCAGAATATGATCGTGTTCGTTATTGTACACGACATCAATCTGGCCTTACAATACGCCGATAAAGTAATCCTGATCGACCGGGCACGCATCTACGGTATCGGAACTGCCGAGGAGGTACTTACCGAAGCCGCCATCGAAGCGGTGTTCAAGATGAAGCCCTGGTTCATAACGCATCCTGAAACGGGTAGGCGGGTGATGATCTGCTGA
- a CDS encoding FecCD family ABC transporter permease — MKPPSLSPGQWYSLLAVLLLVTIIAALRIGAVDLTFADITHILMNGVGLSNTNVDPVSQGLFLQIRLPRVLLCATVGAGLSVSGVLMQALFRNPIVEPGLVGTSSGAALGAALVFVLGKNINWAFTDALGLFLLPCVAFIFAFAATLLVYRIASISGKVNVATMILAGIAINALAAGGTGFLSYIARDPQARSITFWNLGTFSGADWTQFAIVFPVTMIGILLALRFTKALNILILGEDEVRHLGYNIDRLKIQVLLLNTLLVAVGTAMVGVISFVGLVVPHLLRLLKTSDNRFLVIASALLGSSLLTLADTIARRLVAPAEFPIGVITAFVGAPVFIWLLVRNARSFQKGGFYA, encoded by the coding sequence ATGAAGCCACCTTCACTATCCCCAGGCCAATGGTATAGCCTTTTAGCCGTGCTCCTGCTGGTTACCATCATTGCCGCCCTGCGGATTGGTGCCGTCGACTTGACATTCGCTGACATCACCCACATTCTGATGAATGGCGTAGGGCTGTCCAATACGAATGTCGATCCGGTTTCGCAGGGGCTTTTTCTGCAAATCAGGTTGCCGCGCGTCTTACTTTGTGCTACGGTCGGGGCTGGGTTGTCGGTGTCGGGGGTGTTGATGCAGGCGCTGTTTCGTAATCCCATTGTTGAGCCGGGGCTGGTAGGTACCAGTTCCGGCGCGGCATTGGGCGCGGCACTTGTCTTTGTCCTCGGCAAGAATATCAACTGGGCATTTACCGATGCACTTGGCCTGTTTCTGCTCCCCTGCGTGGCCTTCATTTTTGCCTTTGCCGCTACCTTGCTCGTCTACCGGATTGCGTCTATAAGTGGTAAAGTGAACGTAGCCACGATGATTCTGGCGGGTATCGCCATCAATGCGCTGGCGGCTGGTGGAACGGGCTTTCTCTCGTACATTGCCCGCGACCCGCAGGCCCGTTCCATCACATTCTGGAACCTGGGAACGTTTTCCGGTGCCGACTGGACGCAGTTCGCTATTGTCTTTCCCGTTACGATGATCGGCATTCTGCTGGCCCTTCGTTTTACCAAAGCGCTGAATATCCTGATTTTAGGCGAAGATGAAGTGCGGCATCTGGGCTACAACATCGACCGACTCAAGATCCAGGTACTCCTGTTAAATACGCTGCTGGTAGCCGTCGGCACGGCGATGGTGGGCGTGATTTCATTCGTTGGGCTGGTGGTGCCGCACCTGCTTCGACTACTGAAAACCTCGGACAATCGCTTCCTGGTTATTGCCTCGGCCCTACTGGGCAGCTCGTTACTAACGTTGGCCGACACGATTGCCCGCCGGCTGGTGGCGCCCGCCGAGTTCCCTATTGGTGTAATTACGGCATTTGTTGGTGCTCCCGTATTCATCTGGTTGCTGGTTCGGAATGCCCGGTCATTTCAGAAAGGAGGTTTCTATGCTTAG